Proteins encoded in a region of the Planococcus shixiaomingii genome:
- a CDS encoding ABC transporter ATP-binding protein → MALLEVTNLKQHFTIKKGFMGAKTVVKAVDGVSLIIEEGQTLGIVGESGCGKSSLGRSILRLAEPTEGSIKFKGEEVIGKNPKQMKELRKEMQIVFQDPYASLNPRNTVRQILEAPLDIHHIGTRKERREKIEQLVEKIGLRKDQLNNYPHEFSGGQRQRIGIARALALNPRLIIADEPVSALDVSVQSQVLNLMLELQQEMNLSYMFISHDLSVVQHISDKVAVMYLGKVVEISDVEKVYSDPKHPYTRALLSALPVPDPLQKKERIILQGDLPSPSNPPSGCPFHTRCPIATKECAEIVPPLEEKTPGHFAACIHT, encoded by the coding sequence ATGGCGTTGTTAGAAGTGACGAACTTGAAACAGCACTTCACAATTAAAAAAGGATTTATGGGTGCAAAAACTGTCGTAAAAGCAGTTGATGGCGTCAGCCTCATCATTGAAGAGGGGCAGACATTAGGGATCGTCGGTGAATCCGGATGCGGAAAATCCAGTCTTGGCCGCTCTATCTTGCGCTTAGCAGAACCAACGGAAGGCAGCATTAAATTCAAGGGTGAAGAAGTAATCGGCAAGAATCCAAAGCAGATGAAGGAACTGCGAAAAGAGATGCAAATCGTCTTTCAAGATCCGTATGCTTCTTTAAATCCGAGAAACACGGTAAGACAGATTCTTGAAGCTCCTCTTGATATTCATCATATAGGCACGAGAAAAGAGCGAAGAGAAAAGATTGAACAGCTTGTGGAGAAAATCGGCTTGCGGAAAGATCAGCTGAACAATTATCCGCATGAATTTTCAGGCGGCCAAAGACAGCGCATTGGCATTGCCCGGGCACTGGCATTAAATCCTCGCCTGATCATTGCAGATGAACCGGTTTCCGCTTTGGACGTTTCGGTGCAATCCCAAGTTTTAAACTTGATGCTTGAGCTGCAGCAAGAAATGAACTTGAGCTATATGTTCATTTCCCATGATTTGTCGGTCGTCCAGCATATTTCAGACAAAGTGGCCGTAATGTATTTAGGCAAAGTGGTGGAGATTTCAGATGTGGAGAAAGTGTATAGCGATCCAAAGCATCCTTATACGCGTGCGCTTTTATCAGCTTTGCCGGTGCCAGATCCTTTGCAGAAAAAGGAGCGCATCATTTTGCAGGGCGATTTGCCAAGTCCATCAAATCCGCCATCCGGCTGCCCGTTCCATACGAGATGTCCGATAGCGACAAAAGAGTGCGCTGAAATTGTTCCGCCTTTGGAAGAAAAAACACCTGGCCATTTTGCTGCCTGTATTCACACATAA
- a CDS encoding ABC transporter permease: MHALQFVAKRLLLMIPILIGISMLTFAISNTIPGDPARLILGPKATPEGLEALREDMGLNDPLYVQYGRYMGGIVQGDLGESTYSQRPVLNDLLRYSPATFELTMFAMIVTLLVGIPFGVISASRKDKLADQFTRVFALLGVAMPAFWLGLLLLLFFYLKLGVLPGSGRLDGGMAPPDYITGMYTVDALLTGNWPVFYAAVMHLILPGITLAAVTIGMITRMTRSSMLSVLKSDYIRTAYAKGAPENRVLYGHALRNGVMPVITLLGMAFGHALGGSVLVESVFSWPGLGQYAVNAITYLDFPAVMGVTLLIAVAFILVNLIVDTLYFFIDPRLKHN; this comes from the coding sequence ATGCATGCCTTACAATTTGTCGCTAAACGCTTGTTGTTGATGATTCCGATTTTAATCGGCATCAGTATGCTGACATTTGCGATTTCCAATACCATTCCGGGTGATCCGGCCCGATTGATTTTAGGACCAAAAGCGACGCCGGAAGGATTAGAGGCACTCCGTGAAGACATGGGATTGAATGATCCGCTTTATGTCCAGTATGGCCGCTACATGGGAGGAATCGTTCAAGGGGATCTTGGGGAAAGCACTTATTCCCAGCGGCCGGTCCTGAATGATTTGTTAAGGTATTCACCGGCAACTTTTGAACTGACCATGTTTGCGATGATCGTTACGTTATTGGTCGGGATACCGTTCGGCGTCATCAGTGCCAGCAGGAAAGACAAACTGGCGGATCAATTCACTAGGGTTTTTGCCCTGCTCGGGGTAGCGATGCCTGCTTTCTGGTTAGGGCTGCTGTTGCTGTTGTTCTTCTATTTAAAGCTAGGCGTCTTGCCGGGATCCGGCCGGTTGGACGGAGGTATGGCACCTCCCGATTACATTACTGGCATGTATACAGTAGACGCGTTGTTAACCGGAAATTGGCCGGTGTTTTATGCGGCGGTCATGCACTTGATCTTGCCTGGAATTACGCTTGCGGCAGTGACCATCGGCATGATTACGAGAATGACGCGTTCAAGTATGCTTTCTGTGTTGAAAAGCGATTATATCCGGACAGCTTATGCGAAAGGCGCACCGGAAAATCGTGTATTGTATGGCCATGCTTTAAGAAACGGTGTTATGCCGGTCATAACATTGCTTGGTATGGCGTTTGGCCACGCGCTTGGCGGCAGTGTCCTGGTAGAGTCCGTATTCTCCTGGCCGGGACTTGGACAATATGCAGTTAACGCCATTACTTATTTGGACTTCCCGGCGGTTATGGGCGTAACGCTGCTCATTGCGGTGGCCTTCATTTTAGTCAACCTGATCGTTGATACGTTGTATTTCTTTATCGACCCACGCTTAAAACACAATTAG
- the nikC gene encoding nickel transporter permease, with the protein MVDLVRRITSSPLTMLGLIIVLIILITAAFAPVIATHSPTEVDLLSKLEAPSAEHYFGTDEVGRDIFSRIVYGTRISLRIGLLVVAISFPIGTILGAIAGYIGGRVDQIIMRITDIFLSFPGIILAMSIAAALGPSIENVMLALAATWWPWYTRIVRSSVLSIKHSEYVEANRALGANPFRILFKEIVPNAMAPATIQASLDLGFVILSAAGLSFIGLGAQPPSPEWGAMLSNSREILREAWWAATFPGLAILFTVLGFNLLGDGLNDLLDPKQR; encoded by the coding sequence GTGGTTGACTTGGTTCGGAGAATAACAAGCAGCCCATTAACAATGCTTGGGCTCATCATTGTATTGATCATTCTAATTACCGCAGCATTTGCTCCGGTCATTGCCACCCATAGCCCGACCGAAGTGGATCTTCTCAGCAAACTTGAAGCGCCGAGTGCCGAGCATTATTTCGGAACAGATGAAGTCGGCCGAGATATTTTTAGCCGAATTGTATATGGCACTAGAATTTCACTGCGGATCGGTTTGTTAGTTGTTGCGATTTCTTTCCCGATTGGAACCATTTTAGGGGCGATCGCCGGGTATATCGGCGGACGGGTCGACCAAATCATCATGCGCATCACTGACATCTTCCTGTCGTTTCCAGGGATTATCTTGGCGATGTCAATTGCGGCGGCTCTAGGTCCATCGATTGAAAATGTCATGCTGGCTCTTGCTGCAACATGGTGGCCTTGGTATACACGGATTGTCCGGTCGTCCGTCTTATCGATTAAGCATTCTGAGTATGTTGAAGCGAACCGGGCGCTTGGAGCAAATCCATTCCGGATTCTTTTTAAAGAAATTGTGCCGAATGCGATGGCACCAGCGACCATCCAAGCCTCTTTGGATTTAGGATTTGTCATTTTATCGGCAGCAGGACTTAGTTTTATCGGCCTTGGGGCTCAGCCGCCTTCTCCGGAATGGGGAGCGATGTTGTCCAATAGCCGTGAAATATTGCGGGAAGCCTGGTGGGCGGCCACTTTCCCAGGTCTGGCGATTTTATTCACCGTTTTAGGTTTCAACTTGCTTGGAGATGGTTTGAATGATTTGCTTGATCCAAAACAACGCTGA